Sequence from the Esox lucius isolate fEsoLuc1 chromosome 6, fEsoLuc1.pri, whole genome shotgun sequence genome:
CTagttttttacaacaacaggGAATCTGTTATCTACATTAGAGTGTGACCACTTAATGCTGTATGCCAATAATAAACCACTGACAAAATACATGTATACCAAAGATTAACAACCTTTCCACTTGTCAGTCTTAGCATCCAGGAAAGGGAGGGCTGTGGCTATTCAAAGATGTTGCTGTTTTAGGAAcataaagaaataaactgaCATTAATCCCTAAGTGTCCTTAATAAGAGTTTCATATTTACATATCATGTTAAAGGACATGTTAAATGACATCTACTTAGTTGGACACTCCATGACAAATGTTTAGAAATGTACAACTGCTGCTTAAAGTTATCCTGTGAAATGTGACTTAGCTGTTTATAGAACCTAACCTGATGTTGAGTTCTGAATTCAGATACTTTGACCTTTTATCATAAGGCCCAAATTTACTTCCCCAAAGTCAGGCGAATTTCTGGATTTCATTTTAAGttcagatgaaatgtaattcctATTCAAGAacaatgtataacatttcaaaaatatatatttttgaaactGGATCTAAATGGCATTTACCGTAATTAATGTTACGGAAACAATAGCCAAATGTTGTTTCATACCCACCCTAAAACATTCTCTCATCCCCATCCAGAATTGAATCGAGGTGATACAATTCAAGACAAACAAGTTAAGGAGGCCAAAACCAAGTGCCGCTCTATTGCCTCACTCTTGACAGACGCCCCAAATCCGCACTCCAAGGGTGTGCTGATGTTCAAGAAGCGCCGGCAGCGCTCCAAGAAATACACGCTGACCAGCTTCGGCAGTGTGGATGAAGACATGCAGCAAGACTCCCAGGAAGAAGACGGTCTCTTCCCAGGAAGTGAGTCAGAGTTTGACGAGGACGGCTTCTCGGCCGCTCCTGACACCACTTGGGACAGTGACTACCTGGACGCGCTGGAGAAGAGGGCGGGGGGAGATCGAGGGGATGGAGCTGAAGACGCCCCCAGTCCTGGCCTGAGTGACATCTCTGGGAAGGGAGCCCAGCTGTTCGAGCAGCAGAGAAAGAGGGCAGCTGAACATGCCAAGAAGGTGGCGGCCACCCAGTCTCCGACGCCACTGCCGCCTCAGACCCAAACTCAAACACAGATCCAGGAGCATCCCCAGCCGTACCCACAGAGCCATCCACAGCCAGAGGCACGACAGCAGACGTGTCAGTCCCAGCAGCCTGTGACCTCCGGGGACAACACGGAAGAGGCTATGTCTGCAGCGGCAAGGCCTACAGCGCCAGTCAATGCTGCTTCCGCCGCCTACAGCATGGCTAATGGAGACGTAGCCTACTCTGCGGTAAGCACACCTCCAGCCGTGGCACCTAAAGTGTCCACCATGACCACTCACATGCCCCCGCCCCAAACGCCGTTGCCGGAACCCTCCGCCAGCTCTGTGCTCAACAGGACGGCCCGGCCGTTCAACCCAGCGTTTGTGACTAACCGAGCCGCCACCGCTCCGGTTGTGTTCCGCCCAGTTGTCGCCAAAAGGCCGCAGCGCCCGGCGACCTCCGTCTCGATCGTAGGACATCCCTTCCCTGCCTCTTCTATGCCTCCCAGCGGTaatcctcccttctctcctccgtCGTCTGTGTCTGGAGGAGGGCTTTCCACCTCGGCCAATCATGCCCGTCCCGCCTTCTCCGTGGAAAGCCTGGCAGAGCCACCCATGCCCTCTGCCCCACAGGCTTCCTTCACGCCCATACCTCCACCTCCGGTCTCGTTTGCCAACGTGCCCTCAGTTCCACCTCCAACCCCGCACTCAAATGCACCCACAGGCCAAGCCCCCTTCATAGTGACCCAGTCAGCCCCAGCGCCCTTTGACCCCGTACCTCAACCTCAGATTTCTGTTGCCCACATGCCCCAATCTTCCCCCGCTGCCCCTGCACCTGTTCCCTTATCCCCCGTGTCCAAAGTCCCACCTTCCACTGGTGGTCGGACTGGCATCCTGCTAGAGGCTCGTCGGCGCAGTGGCAGAAGGCCCATGTTCCGGGTCCCTGATGACAAGAAAAACTCTCCCAATCCTGACCTGCTGAACATGGTGCAAAACTTGGACGACAGGCCGCGCCATAGAAATTATTCAGAGGGTATAACAGGCTATGAGGCAGGCGCAGAAGAGGAGGACCAGGGCGCTGAAGACGGCAGAGGGAAGATGCCTCCACCAGTGGCCCCCAAACCCAGGGTAATTCACGAGGCCCCCCAGATCCCTCAGGCTGAGGGGAAGGGGGCTCAGCTGTTTGCCCGCAGGCAGAGCCGCATGGACCGCTACGTGGTAGACACCCCACTGGAGACCGCCTACCAACAGGAGGTCACTCATCATGGGGTCGAGGCCCAGGATGCTCCCAACCCCATCACCTCACAGTGGAAGTTATCCCCCAACATCCGCGCCCCCCCACCCATTGGCTACAACCCGCTGCTGTCCCCCTCCTGTCCTGTGGGGCCACAGAGAGATACGGGCAAGTCTGATAAGGGGATCAGAGGAGGGCCAGCTTCTAAGAGGGAGGGAATCAAAGCTCTGGATTTCATGAGAAGGCAGCCTTACCAGCTCAACTCAGCCATGTTCAGGGGAAGTGTTGCCAACCTGTCAGCGATGCCATCCTATCAGGAGCAAAGGCAGCAGCAGGGAGGCTACGGGACTCTGATGGGCAGCACAATGACCCCTCCCAGGCAGATTCCAGTCAAGTCAGCTCGTGTTTATGAGATCAAACGCTTCTCCACCCCCACTCCCATGTCGGCGCCCAGCCTGGCCCCCACCGTGATCGCTCCTCGCTCAGCCACAACGCTGGGAGAACGCCTGACCCACTGCGATATGACCTCCCCGACCCCTGGTCCTCTCACGCCGCCACCCGCCCCAGCCCCTCATCCCACCCCTGCCCCTACCTATTCAGGGGTCCTGCCCGAGCTGCCCAGAATAAATGCCACCCCTGTCTCCCACCCAATCCCCATCCCTCACCCAGCACCCTATCCCGGAGTGTCTTACAGTGGGCTCCGAGGAGCCAAGCAGTTTCAGAGTGCCCCTGAGCTCAGTTTCCTTGCTAATCTCCCCCCACCCCTGAAGGTGAATGCCTTTCAGGCTCCCAAACCACGCTTCATTGCCACCAAAGTGGGTGTTCAGCCACGAGTATGGAGACCAGGTGCCATGTGAAATGTCACGGGAGActtgtctgtccgtctgtctgtgagAGAAATGGACACACCCCAGACCTACACAAAATTTTCTTCAACTAAACCATTAATTAATAAGCTTGATAATTGCTTGTTCAGCAACTAATATAATAATTCCCCAAATGTATATTGTTTGATTTTATAAACACTCACTAAA
This genomic interval carries:
- the synpo2la gene encoding synaptopodin 2-like protein, coding for MVAEEVIITLSGGPPWGFRLQGGAEHQKPLQVAKVRKRSKACRAGLREGDELLSINEQLCGSLSHAQAMAIIDSSPGILHIRVKRAPAGFQSVVLLTRAPSPRIDKEYRAALRAMSPPSRPHHTTTVREVGHSRSSLLSPLGRSGLTSPQGSEAYYGETDSDADVAAHERQRRQKRRSPSNLPGKASGRGSPEGGETSEFSGYDSAPDARVYPGPQGHGLTDSRGEGEGLPGVARREVIYQPPPGMWSSQTSTETSSIISSVEDQGPGRNGVVEEDSGFQEPSNVVPLVSPERAKEALQLRSRSQLVPMVGPIDTPVDEELSVTYMDKAKQAKLNRGDTIQDKQVKEAKTKCRSIASLLTDAPNPHSKGVLMFKKRRQRSKKYTLTSFGSVDEDMQQDSQEEDGLFPGSESEFDEDGFSAAPDTTWDSDYLDALEKRAGGDRGDGAEDAPSPGLSDISGKGAQLFEQQRKRAAEHAKKVAATQSPTPLPPQTQTQTQIQEHPQPYPQSHPQPEARQQTCQSQQPVTSGDNTEEAMSAAARPTAPVNAASAAYSMANGDVAYSAVSTPPAVAPKVSTMTTHMPPPQTPLPEPSASSVLNRTARPFNPAFVTNRAATAPVVFRPVVAKRPQRPATSVSIVGHPFPASSMPPSGNPPFSPPSSVSGGGLSTSANHARPAFSVESLAEPPMPSAPQASFTPIPPPPVSFANVPSVPPPTPHSNAPTGQAPFIVTQSAPAPFDPVPQPQISVAHMPQSSPAAPAPVPLSPVSKVPPSTGGRTGILLEARRRSGRRPMFRVPDDKKNSPNPDLLNMVQNLDDRPRHRNYSEGITGYEAGAEEEDQGAEDGRGKMPPPVAPKPRVIHEAPQIPQAEGKGAQLFARRQSRMDRYVVDTPLETAYQQEVTHHGVEAQDAPNPITSQWKLSPNIRAPPPIGYNPLLSPSCPVGPQRDTGKSDKGIRGGPASKREGIKALDFMRRQPYQLNSAMFRGSVANLSAMPSYQEQRQQQGGYGTLMGSTMTPPRQIPVKSARVYEIKRFSTPTPMSAPSLAPTVIAPRSATTLGERLTHCDMTSPTPGPLTPPPAPAPHPTPAPTYSGVLPELPRINATPVSHPIPIPHPAPYPGVSYSGLRGAKQFQSAPELSFLANLPPPLKVNAFQAPKPRFIATKVGVQPRVWRPGAM